The Streptomyces seoulensis genome contains a region encoding:
- a CDS encoding bifunctional succinyldiaminopimelate transaminase/glutamate-prephenate aminotransferase produces the protein MSAVSDRLPAFPWDKLEPYKKTAAAHPRGIVDLSVGTPVDPVPELIQKALVDAADSPGYPTVWGTPALRDAITGWLERRLGARDVTHRHVLPIVGSKELVAWLPTQLGLGPGDEVAYPRLAYPTYEVGARLARADHVVYDDPRELDPANLKLLWLNSPSNPTGKVLSKEELTGIVAWAREHGVLIVSDECYLELGWEADPVSVLHPDVNGGSYDGIVAVHSLSKRSNLAGYRAAFLAGDPAVLMPLLEIRKHGGMMTSAPTQAAVVAALGDDEHVRLQRERYAARRDRLRAALLSHGFRIEHSEASLYLWSTRDESCWDTVAHLAELGILVAPGDFYGEAGEKFVRVALTATDERIDEAVARLTA, from the coding sequence GTGTCCGCAGTCTCCGACCGGCTCCCCGCCTTCCCCTGGGACAAGCTGGAGCCCTACAAGAAGACCGCAGCCGCGCACCCGCGCGGCATCGTCGACCTCTCCGTGGGCACCCCGGTCGACCCGGTTCCCGAGCTGATCCAGAAGGCGCTGGTCGACGCCGCCGACTCGCCGGGCTATCCGACGGTCTGGGGCACGCCCGCGCTGCGCGACGCGATCACCGGCTGGCTGGAGCGCCGCCTCGGCGCCCGTGACGTCACCCACCGGCACGTCCTGCCGATCGTCGGCTCCAAGGAACTGGTCGCCTGGCTGCCGACCCAGCTCGGTCTCGGCCCGGGCGACGAGGTCGCCTACCCGCGCCTGGCCTACCCGACCTACGAGGTCGGCGCCCGCCTCGCCCGCGCGGACCACGTGGTCTACGACGACCCGCGCGAGCTGGACCCGGCGAACCTGAAGCTGCTCTGGCTCAACTCGCCGTCCAACCCGACCGGCAAGGTCCTCTCCAAGGAGGAACTGACCGGCATCGTGGCCTGGGCCCGCGAGCACGGCGTCCTGATCGTCTCCGACGAGTGCTACCTGGAGCTCGGCTGGGAGGCCGACCCGGTCTCGGTCCTGCACCCGGACGTCAACGGCGGCTCCTACGACGGCATCGTGGCCGTCCACTCCCTCTCCAAGCGGTCCAACCTGGCCGGCTACCGCGCGGCCTTCCTCGCGGGCGACCCGGCGGTGCTGATGCCGCTGCTGGAGATCCGCAAGCACGGCGGCATGATGACCTCCGCGCCGACCCAGGCCGCGGTGGTGGCCGCCCTCGGCGACGACGAGCACGTACGCCTCCAGCGCGAGCGCTACGCCGCCCGCCGCGACCGCCTGCGCGCGGCCCTGCTGTCCCACGGCTTCCGCATCGAGCACAGCGAGGCCAGCCTCTACCTCTGGTCCACGCGGGACGAGTCCTGCTGGGACACGGTGGCCCACCTGGCCGAGCTCGGCATCCTGGTGGCGCCGGGCGACTTCTACGGCGAGGCGGGCGAGAAGTTCGTCCGCGTCGCGCTGACCGCGACGGACGAGCGCATCGACGAAGCGGTGGCACGCCTGACCGCGTAG
- the fdxA gene encoding ferredoxin: MTYVIAQPCVDVKDKACIEECPVDCIYEGQRSLYIHPDECVDCGACEPVCPVEAIFYEDDTPEEWKDYYKANVEFFDDLGSPGGASKLGLIERDHPFIAALPPQVGE; encoded by the coding sequence GTGACCTACGTCATCGCGCAGCCTTGTGTCGACGTGAAGGACAAGGCGTGCATCGAAGAGTGCCCGGTCGACTGCATCTACGAGGGCCAGCGGTCCTTGTACATCCACCCGGACGAATGCGTCGACTGTGGTGCCTGTGAGCCGGTCTGCCCGGTCGAGGCGATCTTCTACGAGGACGACACTCCGGAGGAGTGGAAGGACTACTACAAGGCGAACGTCGAGTTCTTCGACGATCTGGGTTCTCCCGGTGGCGCCAGCAAGCTGGGTCTGATCGAGCGCGACCACCCCTTCATCGCCGCGCTCCCGCCGCAGGTGGGCGAGTGA
- a CDS encoding GNAT family N-acetyltransferase yields the protein MEISVTGLLKVLITPADVGKRVSVRQLTGSGAAGEKFTDTVGVLTSWDDDGVLMITRRDGRVVRIDASSLVAGKVVPSVPARRRGPSAGYEELARVAARAWRPVESERLGEWELRAAGGFTRRANSVLPLGEPGLPLDAALTSVRGWYGERGLPAYVQTATGAEGTQELLSAELERRGWTREVTAELWTGALAPVADRAGGAGVVLSRAADEAWLARYGREGVSEVALRVLGKGASVWFACVPGADGEPPAAIGRCVVDGRWAGFAAVEVDPARRRQGLATEVMAALARRALDEGASAAWLQVEEDNAGARRLYDGLGLAAHHAYHHYREPDATGSGRS from the coding sequence GTGGAAATCTCGGTGACAGGACTGCTCAAGGTCCTCATCACCCCAGCAGACGTGGGCAAAAGGGTATCCGTACGGCAGTTGACGGGATCGGGTGCGGCGGGCGAGAAGTTCACCGACACGGTAGGTGTTCTCACATCCTGGGACGACGACGGCGTGCTCATGATCACACGTCGGGACGGCCGGGTGGTGAGGATCGATGCGTCGTCTCTGGTCGCGGGCAAGGTCGTCCCGTCGGTCCCGGCGCGTCGCCGGGGCCCGTCGGCGGGGTACGAGGAGCTGGCGAGGGTCGCCGCGCGGGCGTGGCGGCCGGTGGAGAGCGAGCGGCTCGGCGAGTGGGAACTGCGGGCGGCCGGGGGCTTCACCCGGCGTGCCAACAGCGTGCTGCCGCTCGGTGAGCCGGGGCTTCCGCTCGACGCGGCCCTGACTTCCGTAAGAGGCTGGTACGGCGAGCGCGGACTGCCCGCCTACGTCCAGACCGCCACCGGTGCCGAGGGCACGCAGGAGCTGCTGTCGGCGGAGCTGGAGCGGCGCGGCTGGACGCGGGAGGTCACGGCGGAGCTGTGGACCGGGGCGCTGGCGCCGGTCGCGGACCGGGCCGGGGGTGCCGGTGTGGTGCTCTCCCGCGCGGCGGACGAGGCGTGGCTCGCGCGGTACGGGCGCGAGGGAGTGAGCGAGGTGGCCCTGCGGGTGCTCGGCAAGGGAGCGTCGGTGTGGTTCGCGTGCGTGCCTGGCGCGGACGGCGAGCCGCCGGCGGCGATCGGGCGGTGCGTGGTGGACGGCCGCTGGGCCGGTTTCGCCGCCGTCGAGGTCGACCCGGCCCGGCGGCGGCAGGGGCTGGCCACCGAGGTGATGGCCGCGCTGGCCCGCCGGGCACTCGACGAGGGCGCCTCGGCCGCGTGGCTCCAGGTCGAGGAGGACAACGCGGGCGCGCGGCGGCTGTACGACGGGCTCGGCCTCGCCGCGCATCACGCCTACCACCACTACCGGGAGCCGGACGCGACCGGCTCCGGGCGGTCGTAG
- a CDS encoding transglutaminase-like domain-containing protein — protein MDAQEPARRPAFPPPYPPPSARSAELRRRFAEESRSQWPDLSALCLLIGAEADGTLDEAGIDAAQIELDELAGQLPYRPGGPLEWARAVGRLLGGTHGFCGTGGEYERLESSLLHSVLRRRRGLPILLSVVWMEVARRAGAPVYGVALPGHFVVGFGTAGDRVLADPFDGGRVLSGMDTELLVAGATGAPLEPSMLVPAAPLQVIQRILNNIRAWATVRPERSDVALWAVELAMLLPSRPARLRYERARLLVQRGEFTEGAAELEAYAELVSVVDPTAEEKARAQAHAARALLN, from the coding sequence GTGGACGCTCAGGAACCGGCCAGGCGCCCCGCTTTCCCGCCCCCGTACCCGCCGCCGTCGGCACGGTCGGCGGAGCTGCGGCGGCGGTTCGCGGAGGAGTCGCGGTCGCAGTGGCCCGACCTGTCCGCGCTGTGCCTGCTGATCGGCGCCGAGGCGGACGGCACGCTGGACGAGGCCGGGATCGACGCGGCCCAGATCGAGCTGGACGAACTCGCCGGGCAGTTGCCGTACCGGCCGGGCGGGCCGCTGGAGTGGGCGCGTGCGGTGGGCCGGCTGCTGGGCGGGACCCACGGGTTCTGCGGGACCGGCGGGGAGTACGAGCGGCTGGAGTCCTCGTTGCTGCACTCGGTGCTGCGGCGGCGGCGCGGGCTGCCGATCCTGCTGTCGGTGGTGTGGATGGAGGTGGCCCGGCGGGCGGGCGCCCCGGTGTACGGGGTCGCGCTGCCGGGGCACTTCGTGGTCGGGTTCGGCACGGCCGGCGACCGGGTCCTGGCCGACCCCTTCGACGGCGGCCGGGTCCTCAGCGGCATGGACACCGAGCTGCTGGTGGCCGGGGCGACGGGCGCTCCCCTGGAACCCTCGATGCTGGTCCCGGCGGCCCCCCTCCAGGTCATCCAGCGCATCCTGAACAACATCCGCGCCTGGGCCACGGTCCGCCCCGAGCGCTCCGACGTGGCCCTCTGGGCCGTCGAGCTGGCGATGCTCCTGCCCTCCCGCCCGGCCCGCCTGCGCTACGAACGCGCCCGCCTGCTGGTCCAGCGCGGCGAGTTCACCGAGGGCGCGGCGGAGCTGGAGGCGTACGCGGAACTGGTGTCGGTGGTCGACCCGACGGCCGAGGAGAAGGCCCGCGCCCAGGCCCACGCGGCGAGGGCGCTGCTCAACTGA
- a CDS encoding response regulator transcription factor, with translation MTSTIKVLLAEDQSMVREALAALLGLEDDIEVVAQVARGDEVLAAVAEHGVDVALLDIEMPGCTGIEAAARVHRAHPGVKLVVLTTFGRPGYLRSAMEAGADAFLVKDAPAAQLAAAVRKVLAGERVIDPTLAAAALADGANPLTDREREILRAAADGSTNAELARTLHLSQGTVRNYLSTAIQKLAVRNRAEAVRIAREKGWL, from the coding sequence ATGACGAGCACGATCAAGGTCCTCCTGGCCGAGGACCAGTCGATGGTCCGCGAGGCGCTCGCCGCGCTGCTCGGGCTGGAGGACGACATCGAGGTCGTCGCGCAGGTCGCGCGCGGTGACGAGGTGCTGGCCGCCGTCGCCGAGCACGGCGTGGACGTGGCCCTGCTCGACATCGAGATGCCCGGCTGCACCGGTATCGAGGCCGCCGCGCGGGTCCACCGGGCGCACCCCGGCGTGAAGCTCGTCGTCCTCACCACCTTCGGCCGCCCCGGCTACCTCCGCAGCGCCATGGAAGCGGGCGCCGACGCCTTCCTCGTCAAGGACGCCCCCGCGGCCCAACTCGCCGCCGCCGTACGCAAGGTGCTCGCCGGGGAACGCGTCATCGACCCCACCCTGGCGGCCGCCGCCCTGGCCGACGGCGCGAACCCCCTCACGGACCGCGAACGCGAGATCCTCCGCGCCGCGGCCGACGGCTCCACCAACGCCGAGCTCGCCCGGACCCTCCACCTCTCCCAGGGCACGGTCCGCAACTACCTCTCGACCGCGATCCAGAAGCTCGCGGTCCGCAACAGGGCGGAAGCGGTCCGCATCGCACGGGAGAAGGGCTGGCTCTGA
- a CDS encoding sensor histidine kinase gives MTEDRWAGTETDTPVGRPPRGRRELWAKVLWIGVWLVFLSSPVHDLVSGDHGTAATWAGAAGLAAFVAVYLGLVFRNMGRRFSGPAVVLHLLALGILAPLLAYTLGSAWLGLFVYLSVACGATLPTRATYWAIPASAAVMYLVGLHSGEEEARNLILLVVLIGFAMTGVRQLVRTTVELRKARATVAQLAANEERLRLARDLHDLLGHSLSLITLKSELAGRMLPGQPEKAAQQVADIERVSRQALVDVREAVTGYRRPRLAAELAGAQVALTAAGVIAEIPGEPDLAGLPEEAEAALAWTLREAVTNVVRHSGAERCAVELLHRHTLDGPVLELSVEDNGSGGSGKGPGNGLTGLAERLEKAGGTLEAGRSAKGFRLVARVPSAAVADVVSGS, from the coding sequence ATGACCGAGGACCGGTGGGCAGGGACAGAGACGGACACCCCCGTGGGGCGTCCGCCGCGGGGCCGGCGCGAGCTGTGGGCGAAGGTGCTGTGGATCGGCGTCTGGCTGGTCTTCCTCAGCTCGCCCGTCCACGACCTGGTGAGCGGGGACCACGGCACGGCGGCCACCTGGGCCGGAGCGGCGGGGCTCGCCGCGTTCGTCGCGGTGTACCTGGGACTGGTCTTCCGGAACATGGGGAGGCGGTTCTCCGGTCCGGCCGTGGTCCTGCACCTGCTGGCCCTCGGCATCCTCGCGCCGCTCCTCGCCTACACCCTCGGCAGCGCCTGGCTCGGCCTGTTCGTCTACCTCTCGGTGGCCTGCGGGGCGACCCTGCCGACGCGGGCCACCTACTGGGCGATCCCGGCGTCGGCGGCCGTGATGTACCTGGTCGGACTGCACTCCGGCGAGGAGGAGGCGCGGAACCTGATCCTGCTGGTGGTGCTGATCGGCTTCGCCATGACGGGCGTACGGCAACTGGTCCGCACCACCGTGGAGCTGCGCAAGGCACGCGCCACGGTGGCACAGCTCGCCGCCAACGAGGAGCGGCTGCGGCTCGCCCGTGACCTGCACGACCTGCTGGGGCACTCCCTGTCCCTGATCACGCTCAAGAGCGAGCTGGCGGGACGGATGCTGCCCGGACAGCCCGAGAAGGCGGCCCAGCAGGTCGCCGACATCGAGCGGGTCAGCAGGCAGGCCCTGGTCGACGTGCGCGAGGCCGTCACCGGCTACCGGCGGCCCCGGCTCGCGGCCGAACTCGCCGGTGCGCAGGTCGCGTTGACCGCCGCCGGGGTCATCGCCGAGATCCCCGGCGAGCCCGACCTCGCCGGGCTGCCCGAGGAGGCCGAGGCCGCGCTCGCGTGGACCCTGCGCGAGGCGGTCACCAACGTGGTCCGGCACAGCGGGGCCGAGCGGTGCGCGGTGGAACTGCTGCACCGGCACACCCTGGACGGGCCGGTGCTGGAGCTCTCGGTCGAGGACAACGGCTCGGGCGGCTCGGGGAAGGGGCCGGGCAACGGCCTGACCGGGCTCGCCGAACGGCTCGAGAAGGCGGGCGGCACCCTGGAGGCGGGCCGGTCCGCCAAGGGCTTCCGGCTGGTCGCCCGCGTCCCGTCGGCCGCCGTCGCGGACGTAGTATCCGGGTCATGA
- a CDS encoding ABC transporter permease, whose translation MTGILASRALIKLELTRALRNRKFLFFSVLYPSIIFLIFAGSSGTDEKVDGTGLTVATYLMVSMASFGALTAVLMGNSERIAKERESGWVRQLRLTPLPGHGYVLAKTAGAAVVSLPSIVMVFIVAAVVKDVRLDAWQWLALTGVIWAGSLVFAALGVAIGYLASGDAVRPITMIVYFALSLLGGLWMPSAGFPKWLQDIAEWLPTYAYAALGRAVEQSQAPQARDVAVLAVYFVLFAGGAAWLYRKDTLKA comes from the coding sequence ATGACCGGCATCCTCGCCTCACGGGCCCTGATCAAGCTCGAACTCACCCGCGCCCTGCGCAACCGCAAGTTCCTGTTCTTCTCCGTGCTCTACCCCTCGATCATCTTCCTGATCTTCGCGGGGAGTTCGGGCACCGACGAGAAGGTGGACGGCACCGGCCTGACCGTCGCCACCTACCTGATGGTCTCCATGGCCTCCTTCGGCGCCCTGACCGCCGTGCTCATGGGCAACAGCGAGCGCATCGCCAAGGAGCGGGAGAGCGGCTGGGTGCGCCAGCTCCGGCTGACCCCGCTGCCGGGCCACGGGTACGTCCTGGCCAAGACGGCCGGCGCTGCCGTGGTCAGCCTGCCGTCCATCGTCATGGTGTTCATCGTGGCCGCCGTCGTGAAGGACGTACGCCTCGACGCCTGGCAGTGGCTCGCCCTCACCGGCGTCATCTGGGCGGGCAGCCTCGTCTTCGCCGCGCTCGGCGTCGCCATCGGCTACCTCGCCTCCGGGGACGCGGTACGCCCCATCACGATGATCGTCTACTTCGCGCTGTCCCTCCTCGGCGGCCTGTGGATGCCCTCGGCCGGGTTCCCGAAGTGGCTCCAGGACATCGCCGAGTGGCTGCCGACCTACGCGTACGCTGCCCTGGGACGCGCGGTCGAGCAGAGCCAGGCCCCGCAGGCGCGGGACGTCGCCGTCCTCGCCGTGTACTTCGTCCTCTTCGCGGGCGGCGCGGCCTGGCTGTACCGGAAGGACACGCTGAAGGCGTGA
- a CDS encoding ABC transporter ATP-binding protein has product MTTTAAAPATTTPVVAGFDQVSKVYGEVRAVDGLSLALRPGETVALLGPNGAGKSTTLDLLLGLKQADSGQVSVFGTSPREAIVAGRVGAMLQSGGLMEDVTVAELVGLARSLHPRPYPASEVLARAGITQIADRKVNKLSGGQAQRVRFALATAGDSDLIVLDEPTTGMDVTARQAFWATMREQADRGRTVLFATHYLEEADAIADRVLVLHRGRLLADGTAAEIKARAGARRVAFDLDGTIDETALAALPALTSLDVSGQTVRIQSSDADATVHAVYGLGLYPRNLEVAGLGLEQAFVAITEAEEAKRA; this is encoded by the coding sequence ATGACGACGACAGCGGCAGCGCCCGCCACCACCACGCCCGTGGTGGCCGGGTTCGATCAGGTGAGCAAGGTGTACGGGGAGGTGCGGGCGGTTGACGGGCTGTCGCTCGCGCTGCGGCCGGGGGAGACCGTCGCGCTGCTCGGGCCCAACGGGGCGGGCAAGTCCACCACCCTCGATCTGCTGCTGGGGCTCAAGCAGGCCGACAGCGGACAGGTCAGCGTGTTCGGGACCAGCCCGCGGGAGGCCATCGTCGCCGGGCGGGTCGGGGCCATGCTGCAGAGCGGCGGGCTGATGGAGGACGTGACGGTCGCCGAACTGGTCGGCCTCGCCCGCTCGTTGCACCCGCGTCCCTACCCCGCCTCCGAGGTGCTCGCCCGCGCGGGGATCACGCAGATCGCCGACCGCAAGGTCAACAAGCTCTCCGGCGGCCAGGCCCAGCGCGTCCGCTTCGCCCTGGCCACCGCCGGGGACAGCGACCTGATCGTGCTGGACGAGCCCACCACCGGCATGGACGTCACCGCCCGCCAGGCGTTCTGGGCCACCATGCGCGAGCAGGCCGACCGGGGCCGTACGGTCCTCTTCGCCACCCACTACCTCGAAGAGGCCGACGCCATCGCGGACCGGGTGCTCGTCCTGCACCGCGGCCGGCTCCTCGCCGACGGCACCGCCGCCGAGATCAAGGCCCGCGCGGGCGCCCGCCGGGTCGCCTTCGACCTGGACGGCACCATCGACGAGACCGCGCTGGCCGCCCTGCCCGCGCTCACCTCCCTGGACGTCTCCGGACAGACCGTCCGTATCCAGTCGTCCGACGCCGACGCCACCGTGCACGCCGTGTACGGGCTCGGCCTGTACCCCCGCAATCTGGAGGTCGCCGGGCTGGGCCTGGAGCAGGCCTTCGTCGCCATCACCGAGGCCGAGGAGGCCAAGCGCGCATGA
- a CDS encoding DUF6113 family protein has product MSDAGRGSMLAQPLQRPSFGRMAALLGLCVLGAVVGIAGALVQAAWFPLGLLLALAGAGGVFLGGGYALRGRSGAVAPVLGWIIAVILLTASRPEGDFLFGAGGGSYVFLLGGMALAVICATLAPGRQPDGGSTRLGK; this is encoded by the coding sequence ATGAGCGACGCCGGACGCGGCTCGATGCTCGCCCAGCCGCTGCAACGCCCCTCCTTCGGCCGGATGGCCGCACTGCTCGGGCTGTGCGTGCTCGGCGCGGTCGTCGGCATCGCCGGGGCGCTGGTGCAGGCCGCCTGGTTCCCGCTCGGCCTGCTGCTCGCCCTCGCGGGCGCGGGCGGGGTGTTCCTCGGCGGGGGCTACGCGCTGCGCGGGCGGTCCGGTGCGGTGGCGCCGGTGCTCGGCTGGATCATCGCCGTCATCCTGCTCACCGCCAGCCGCCCGGAAGGTGACTTCCTGTTCGGCGCGGGCGGCGGCTCGTACGTCTTCCTGCTCGGGGGCATGGCACTGGCTGTGATCTGCGCCACCTTGGCTCCCGGACGGCAACCTGACGGCGGCTCCACCCGACTTGGCAAGTGA
- the mshB gene encoding N-acetyl-1-D-myo-inositol-2-amino-2-deoxy-alpha-D-glucopyranoside deacetylase, whose protein sequence is MTELPSRRLLLVHAHPDDESINNGATMAKYVAEGAHVTLVTCTLGERGEVIPPELGHLGGAALGAHRRGELDAALGELGVTDVRLLGGAGRYGDSGMMGLPDNDDPACFWQADLDEAAGHLVDVILEVRPQVVVAYDDNGGYGHPDHIQAHRVAMRAVELAAARGHRVAKVYWNRMPRSVVEDAFTRLAEDLSGLPFGKSADIADLPGVVADERVTTAVDGSAYAAAKAAAMRAHATQITVAGEYFALSNDQAQPLFTTEYYELAHGHAEPGESDLFAGVEVAS, encoded by the coding sequence ATGACGGAACTGCCCTCCCGGCGTCTGCTGCTGGTGCACGCGCACCCGGACGACGAGTCGATCAACAACGGCGCGACCATGGCCAAGTACGTGGCCGAGGGGGCGCACGTGACCCTGGTGACCTGCACGCTCGGGGAGCGGGGGGAGGTCATCCCGCCGGAGCTGGGGCATCTGGGCGGGGCCGCGCTGGGGGCCCACCGGCGCGGTGAGCTGGACGCCGCGCTCGGCGAGCTGGGCGTCACGGACGTGCGGCTGCTCGGCGGCGCGGGGCGGTACGGGGACTCCGGGATGATGGGGCTGCCGGACAACGACGACCCCGCCTGCTTCTGGCAGGCCGACCTCGACGAGGCCGCCGGGCACCTCGTGGACGTGATCCTGGAGGTCCGGCCGCAGGTCGTCGTCGCCTATGACGACAACGGCGGCTACGGCCACCCCGACCACATCCAGGCCCACCGGGTCGCCATGCGCGCCGTCGAGCTGGCCGCCGCACGCGGCCACCGGGTGGCCAAGGTCTACTGGAACCGCATGCCCCGCTCGGTCGTCGAGGACGCCTTCACGCGGCTCGCCGAGGACCTGTCCGGCCTGCCCTTCGGCAAGAGCGCCGACATCGCCGACCTGCCCGGCGTGGTCGCGGACGAGCGCGTCACCACCGCCGTCGACGGCAGCGCGTACGCCGCCGCCAAGGCCGCCGCGATGCGCGCCCACGCCACCCAGATCACCGTCGCCGGTGAGTACTTCGCGCTCTCCAACGACCAGGCCCAGCCGCTGTTCACCACCGAGTACTACGAGTTGGCGCACGGCCACGCCGAGCCCGGCGAGAGCGACCTGTTCGCCGGAGTGGAGGTGGCGTCATGA
- a CDS encoding DUF7677 family protein translates to MAHLPTDVRAALRFFAFYLGNGTLDVDLLDGIDYRARLLEYGSDLEMIFAIYANVLEVDDHGETLNDGDAQYRVAQWIRQCCDPGYRAEPPFEAWETELHGP, encoded by the coding sequence GTGGCACACCTCCCGACAGATGTACGCGCAGCCCTGCGGTTCTTCGCCTTCTACCTGGGCAACGGCACGCTGGACGTCGACCTGCTGGACGGCATCGACTACCGCGCCCGCCTGCTCGAGTACGGCTCGGACCTGGAGATGATCTTCGCGATCTACGCCAACGTCCTCGAGGTCGACGATCACGGGGAGACGCTCAACGACGGCGACGCCCAGTACCGCGTCGCCCAGTGGATACGCCAGTGCTGTGATCCCGGCTACCGGGCGGAGCCCCCGTTCGAAGCATGGGAGACCGAGCTTCACGGTCCCTGA
- a CDS encoding helix-turn-helix domain-containing protein: MDIQHPSAPSRARSRIAGHDHPNRGGLIHDNSRHTERFTVIGNHLAQHADLSLLAIGLGTHIQSLPPGARIDIKSLAARFPEGVARIAAALRELEKHGYLRRERLRVPGGRIVTRTISCNQPPAARRHRPGHESADRERVSDRATRPAPAPAPGDCAPGPRRKALSAVPSPSCSAPALLQAATDVLTDLRRHDTRLLLSATDTAHLAPGVAAWLERDVTPTGVRRALTEGLPETPLRRPAALLAHRLTALLPPPPAFAPPAAAPPPVRHPFQTCDGCERVFRAPAPGPCRDCRTAPRDISSHRTGQPATG; this comes from the coding sequence ATGGATATCCAGCACCCTAGCGCGCCCTCGCGCGCCCGGTCCCGCATTGCGGGCCACGACCACCCGAACCGGGGCGGTCTCATCCACGACAACTCCCGCCACACCGAACGCTTCACGGTGATCGGCAACCACCTCGCGCAGCACGCGGACCTCTCCCTGCTGGCGATCGGGCTCGGGACGCACATCCAGTCGCTGCCGCCGGGCGCCCGTATCGACATCAAGAGCCTGGCCGCCCGCTTCCCCGAGGGTGTCGCCCGTATCGCCGCCGCCCTGCGCGAGCTGGAGAAGCACGGCTACCTGCGCCGCGAACGGCTGCGCGTCCCCGGCGGCCGCATCGTCACCCGCACGATCTCCTGCAACCAGCCCCCGGCCGCCCGCCGCCACCGGCCCGGCCACGAGAGCGCGGACCGCGAGCGCGTGAGCGACCGGGCGACGCGGCCCGCCCCCGCACCCGCCCCCGGCGACTGTGCGCCGGGACCCCGTCGCAAGGCCCTCTCCGCCGTGCCGTCCCCTTCCTGCTCCGCCCCCGCACTCCTCCAGGCCGCCACCGACGTCCTCACGGACCTGCGCCGCCACGACACCCGTCTGCTGCTCTCCGCCACCGACACGGCCCACCTCGCCCCCGGCGTCGCCGCCTGGCTGGAGCGGGATGTCACTCCGACGGGGGTGCGCCGAGCCCTGACCGAGGGCCTCCCGGAGACCCCCCTGCGGCGCCCGGCCGCACTGCTGGCCCACCGCCTGACCGCTCTCCTCCCACCCCCGCCCGCGTTCGCCCCGCCGGCCGCCGCCCCGCCTCCCGTGCGGCACCCCTTCCAGACCTGCGACGGCTGCGAGCGCGTCTTCCGCGCCCCAGCCCCGGGCCCCTGCCGAGACTGCCGAACCGCACCCCGGGACATCAGCTCACACCGGACCGGTCAGCCGGCCACGGGCTGA
- a CDS encoding ATP-binding protein, producing MAAAQLDARAREFSVLLSSTPRGARLARLLAAEQVRSWGLPWEEAAQIVAELAANAATHGRLPGRSFRLALHAVHGTLRIEVTDTRGDRPPVCREPGAEDEGGRGLLLVAALADRWGVSEDRFPRKIVWAELVFLSPEPEALCSGGRSGQ from the coding sequence GTGGCCGCGGCCCAACTCGATGCCCGTGCGCGCGAATTCAGCGTGCTGCTCTCCTCCACCCCGCGGGGTGCCCGGCTGGCCCGGCTGCTCGCCGCCGAGCAGGTCCGGAGCTGGGGGCTGCCCTGGGAGGAGGCCGCCCAGATCGTCGCCGAACTGGCCGCCAACGCCGCCACCCACGGCCGCCTGCCGGGACGGAGTTTCCGGCTCGCGCTGCACGCCGTCCACGGCACGCTCCGTATCGAGGTGACGGACACGCGCGGTGACCGTCCCCCGGTGTGCCGGGAGCCGGGCGCGGAGGACGAGGGCGGTCGGGGGCTGCTCCTGGTGGCCGCTCTCGCCGACCGCTGGGGAGTCTCGGAGGACCGGTTCCCCCGCAAGATCGTCTGGGCCGAACTGGTCTTTCTGTCACCGGAACCCGAGGCGTTGTGCTCCGGTGGCAGGAGTGGCCAATAA